The Pleuronectes platessa chromosome 11, fPlePla1.1, whole genome shotgun sequence genome includes a window with the following:
- the LOC128450961 gene encoding dynein regulatory complex subunit 2-like, with amino-acid sequence MPRKVKRGGGGGGGGGKGGRTEEEKLVYQQQRAQAEEETTKKKEEILALFLEDKLQKEERNRAVNLLKLHDGWRSILRQVRASELRKDIDVLSQTFDRQLDAVDDVIKRLERDLQEAEHQSLQVQQLHLQHVEQLRAHQDKQLVLLQRQWEEGLQHLNCTFTSDRTQMQQHSLQQRADLEDAKFSVEQQHEAVMSDVLGLYSESIAAYESAHEERRAALLLEGSMLLKEKTRQKQETLQLHHKEAAELEELLLKNQQLMETSDRSMRRLRKLQDSMFQLRMKLKSSQTEKESVERDLTAATNQVNQRTRKLRDQLTRGQSAARKHLADLSLQSNAAAKKLQEVISKGDRVLRVAEMCRKLEEEFLSPEEDRPTCEEEAAEDTCEFAALRRLTRITSAALLHRELLKNRRDDLSRENRQLKVLLRQHLEAMTLSDLGERHALLSVTQAPTTTGQSDASRHHTVIEAAHAGSSSGPESSSVHTEDTGDVNRKWIVHSATGCSDVPQVFLRRSSDVPQVAPSGSRCEGEAASNLGCVHKEKHLPRLLLTFSSWMMFGDFVNLFTVMSRGSKAVGESLFRKEADSLVVNWELTGSPVDPFNNKTNNRQNHRHRNEI; translated from the exons ATGCCGAGGAAagtaaagagaggaggaggaggaggaggaggaggaggtaaaggaggaaggacggaggaggagaagcttgtgtatcagcagcagagagctcaggctgaggaggagaccactaagaagaaagaggagatacTCGCTCTGTTCCTCGAG GACAAGTtgcagaaggaggagaggaaccgGGCGGTGAACCTCCTGAAGCTCCACGACGGCTGGAGGTCGATTCTCCGACAGGTTCGAGCCTCCGAGCTCCGGAAAGACATCGACGTCCTCAGTCAGACGtttgacagacagctggacgCCGTGGATGATGTCATCAAG aGGCTGGAGCGAGACCTGCAGGAGGCGGAGCATCAGTCACTCCaggtgcagcagctccacctgcagcacGTAGAGCAACTCCGGGCGCACCAGGACAAACAGCTGGTGCTTCTGCAGCGGCAGTGGGAGGAAGGACTGCAGCACCTGAACTGCACGTTCACCTCCGACAG GACTCAGATGCAGCAGcactctctgcagcagcgaGCTGATCTGGAAGATGCAAAGTtctctgtggagcagcagcatgaAGCAGTGATGAGCGACGTCCTGGGACTGTACAGTGAGAGCATCGCAGCGTACGAGAGCGCTCACGAGGAGCGG AGGGCGGCTCTGCTCCTGGAGGGTTCGATGCTGCTGAAGGAGAAGACTCGACAGAAGCAGGagactctgcagctccaccacaaGGAGgcagcagagctggaggagctgctcctGAAGAACCAGCAGCTGATGGAGACGAGTGACCGAAGCATGAGGAGGCTCAGgaagctgcag gACTCCATGTTCCAGCTGAGGATGAAGCTGAAGTCCAGTCAGACAGAGAAGGAGTCTGTGGAACGAGATCTGACGGCCGCCACCAACCAGGTGAACCAAAGGACTCGCAAGCTTCGTGACCAGCTGACCCGGGGTCAGTCAGCGGCGAGGAAACATCTGGCTGACCTCAGCCTGCAGAGCAACGCCGCCGCCAAGAAACTGCAGGAGGTCATCTCCAAG GGCGACCGAGTTTTACGAGTCGCTGAAATGTGCcggaagctggaggaggagttcCTGTCTCCAGAGGAGGATCGTCCCAcgtgtgaggaggaggcagctgag gACACGTGTGAGTTTGCAGCCTTGAGGCGTTTGACGCGGATCACCAGCGCCGCTCTGCTGCACCGGGAGCTTCTGAAGAACCGGAGAGACGACCTGAGCCGGGAGAACCGGCAGCTCAAGGTTCTGCTGCGTCAGCACCTGGAGGCCATGACGCTCAGCGACCTCGGAGAACGCCACGCTCTGCTCAGCGTGACCCAGGCCCCGACCACCACGGGCCAATCAGACGCCAGCAGACACCACACCGTCATCGAGGCCGCGCACGCC GGTTCTAGCTCCGGACCCGAGTCGTCCTCCGTCCACACTGAAGACACCGGGGacgtaaacaggaagtggatcgtCCACTCTGCCACTGGCTGCTCAG ATGTTCCTCAGGTGTTCCTCAGACGTTCCTCAGACGTTCCTCAGGTCGCTCCTTCAGGTTCGAGGTGTGAAGGtgaagcagcttcaaacctgggCTGCGTCCACAAAGAGAAACATCTCCCACGACTTCTCCTGACGTTTTCCTCCTGGATGATGTTTGGTGACTTTGTGAATCTGTTCACAGTGATGTCACGGg GTTCCAAAGCTGTGGGGGAGTCCCTCTTCAGGAAAGAAGCCGACTCACTGGTCGTTAACTGGGAGTTAACTGGGAGTCCGGTGGATCCTTTCAACAACAAGACCAACAACAGACAgaaccacagacacagaaacgAGATCTGA
- the strn3 gene encoding striatin-3 isoform X2, giving the protein MLEYALKQERAKYHKLKYGTELNQGDMKMPSFESDTKDSEVSAVPANSQLTWKQGRQLLRQYLQEVGYTDTILDVRTQRVRSLLGLSGSEQNGSVENKNLQHLINGTERRRDSKRSPGDVLETFNFLENAEDSDEDEDEEGDLMDDISPDKHHRAKKHKTKVGNEGLASEEDADTEEALKEFDFLVTAEDGEGAGEARSSGDGTEWSEPLPFPTGGGKSFLLGGADDVMESVLGLGDLADLTVTNDETDYSYDLPTNKDSSFRKTWNPKYTLRSHFDGVRALAFHPVEPCLVTVSEDHTLKLWNLTKTVPAKKSASFDVEPVYTFRAHVGPVLSLAMTSSGEQCFSGGIDSTIQWWNIPSSNVDPYDTYDPSVLAGSWVGHTDAVWGLAYSGIKNRLLSCSADGTVKLWNPTEKNPCICTFNTNQEHGIPTSVDFNGCDPAHMVASFNSGDVVVYDLETSQQALVLKGQGDSSVPGSNHINKVVSHPTLPATITAHEDRQIKFYDNKSGKVIHAMVAHLDAVTSLAVDPNGIYLMSGSHDCSLRLWNLDSKTCVQEITAHRKKSEEAIYDVAFHPSKAFIASAGADALARVYV; this is encoded by the exons ATGTTAGAATATGCCCTCAAGCAAGAAAG AGCAAAATATCACAAGTTAAAATACGGAACCGAGTTAAACCAAGGGGACATGAAGATGCCCAGCTTTGAATCCG ACACCAAAGACTCGGAGGTCTCTGCTGTTCCTGCCAACAGTCAGCTGACCTGGAAACAAGGCCGACAGCTCCTCAGACA gtaccTGCAGGAAGTCGGGTACACAGACACCATCCTGGACGTCCGCACTCAGAGGGTTCGCTCTCTGCTCGGCCTGTCGGGCTCCGAGCAGAACGGGTCCGTGGAGAACAAGAACCTGCAGCACCTGATCAACGGGACGGAGCGCCGCAGGGACAGcaagag gagTCCAGGTGATGTTCTGGAGACGTTTAACTTCCTGGAGAACGCAGAGGACAgcgacgaggacgaggacgaggagggagaCCTGATGGACGACATCAGTCCAGACAAACACCATCGAGCCAAGAAACACAAGACCaag GTGGGGAACGAGGGCCTGGCGTCGGAGGAGGACGCCGACACGGAGGAGGCGCTGAAGGAGTTTGACTTCCTGGTGACAGCAGAGGacggagagggagcaggagaagcTCGGAGCTCTGGAGACGGAACAGAGTGGT cGGAGCCTCTACCGTTTCCTACTGGGGGGGGGAAGTCCTTCCTGCTGGGGGGGGCGGACGACGTGATGGAGAGCGTGCTGGGTCTCGGTGACCTCGCTGACCTCACCGTCACCAACGACGAGACGGACTACAGCTACGac CTGCCAACCAATAAGGACTCTTCGTTCAGGAAGACCTGGAACCCCAAGTACACGCTGCGGAGCCACTTCGATGGCGTCCGGGCTCTGGCCTTCCACCCGGTGGAGCCCTGCCTGGTCACCGTGTCCGAGGACCACACCCTGAAGCTGTGGAACCTCACCAAGACCGTCCCCGCCAAAAA AAGTGCCTCGTTCGATGTGGAGCCCGTCTACACATTCAGAGCCCACGT TGGTCCAGTGCTGTCGCTGGCGATGACCTCCAGTGGTGAGCAGTGTTTCAGTGGAGGCATCGACTCCACCATCCAGTGGTGGAACATCCCCAGCTCCAATGTTGACCCCTACGACACCtacg ATCCCAGCGTCCTTGCTGGGTCGTGGGTGGGGCACACAGATGCTGTGTGGGGATTGGCTTACAGCGGAATCAAGAACCGCCTCCTGTCCTGCTCGGCAGACGGAACGGTGAAGCTGTGGAACCCGACGGAGAAGAACCCCTGCATCTGCACTTTCAACACGAaccagg aacaCGGGATCCCCACATCAGTGGACTTTAACGGCTGTGACCCCGCCCACATGGTGGCGTCCTTCAACAGTGGAGACGTGGTGGTGTACGACCTGGAGACCTCCCAGCAAGCACTGGTGCTGAAGGGTCAGGGGGACAGct CCGTCCCGGGTTCGAATCATATCAACAAGGTGGTGAGTCACCCCACGCTGCCGGCCACCATCACCGCCCACGAGGACCGACAAATCAAGTTCTACGACAACAAGTCAG GTAAAGTGATCCACGCCATGGTGGCCCACCTGGACGCAGTGACCAGTCTGGCGGTGGATCCTAACGGGATCTACCTGATGTCTGGCA gtCACGACTGCTCCCTGCGTCTCTGGAACCTCGACAGTAAAACGTGTGTTCAGGAGATCACAGCTCACCGGAAGAAGAGCGAGGAGGCCATCTACGACGTGGCCTTCCATCCCTCCAAGGCCTTCATCGCCTCCGCCGGAGCCGACGCCCTCGCCAGGGTCTACGTGtag